In a single window of the bacterium genome:
- a CDS encoding PDZ domain-containing protein, with protein MRTWRTILAVWACLALLAAGAALADEKKTVKVISSDDDDQKQMKVEVVEEDGKAHVKVWEIEDGKDILVKEYDAGAGDERVLDIDGKHMIFIGGDDDEDCRIKFLDGDVLFDGDLEDAYFLSSGDHDLSWFADGGTYLGVQLSGLNDDQAEYFEVEDGEGALVTEVLADSPAAAAGFQIYDVIVEIDGEKIAEPDAAVKIVRGHEEGDEVEIVVRRRGKNKTLKATLDEREGSAFAYAFAEAPHRAIKHLQDLPEHFQPWMLHRERLMPRPPLDRKELENLRADVEELHAMLEEMKAKQK; from the coding sequence GAACGTGGAGAACTATCCTGGCTGTGTGGGCCTGTCTGGCCCTGCTTGCCGCCGGCGCGGCCCTCGCCGACGAGAAGAAGACCGTCAAGGTAATCAGCTCCGACGACGACGACCAGAAACAGATGAAGGTCGAGGTCGTCGAGGAGGACGGCAAGGCCCATGTGAAGGTCTGGGAGATCGAGGACGGCAAGGATATCCTGGTCAAGGAGTACGATGCCGGCGCCGGCGACGAGCGCGTGCTCGACATCGACGGCAAGCACATGATCTTCATCGGGGGCGACGACGACGAGGATTGCCGTATCAAGTTCCTAGACGGCGATGTCCTGTTCGACGGCGACCTCGAGGACGCCTACTTCCTGAGTTCCGGCGATCACGACCTGTCCTGGTTCGCAGACGGCGGAACCTACCTGGGCGTGCAGCTCTCCGGCCTCAACGACGACCAGGCAGAGTACTTCGAGGTCGAGGACGGCGAGGGCGCCCTGGTCACCGAGGTCCTGGCGGACTCGCCCGCCGCCGCGGCCGGTTTCCAGATCTACGACGTCATCGTGGAGATCGACGGCGAGAAGATCGCCGAGCCCGACGCGGCCGTCAAGATCGTGCGCGGCCACGAAGAGGGCGACGAGGTGGAGATCGTCGTCAGGCGACGGGGCAAGAACAAGACCCTCAAGGCCACCCTGGACGAGCGCGAAGGCAGTGCGTTCGCCTACGCCTTCGCCGAGGCGCCGCATCGCGCCATCAAGCACCTGCAAGATCTCCCGGAGCATTTCCAGCCCTGGATGCTGCACCGCGAGCGCCTGATGCCCCGCCCGCCGCTCGACCGCAAGGAGCTGGAGAACCTGCGCGCCGACGTCGAGGAGCTACACGCCATGCTGGAGGAAATGAAGGCCAAGCAGAAGTGA